In the Armatimonas rosea genome, GACCACCTTCGCCGAGGTGCTGGAGACCCCCATCTTCGGCCCCGACCCCGCCGATTGAAATCGGCGTCTGCAATGGCCTTCGGCCACAAAGCCCGTGCCGGGCTAGCCTCCCCCTGGCTCGTTCCTCGCCGTCCCCCTCCGGCTTCGCGAAGGGGGGCAATTGCGGTGAGCCCGGCACGGGCTTCGCGGCGGAGGAACGACGCCACTGTTGACGCCTCATTTCATGGGGCGCTTACCCCGCGATTCCGACCAGGTGCCCTTGGGTGTGGAAGTACAGCGCGTTCTCCGAGATTGCCGGGGTCGCCATGCAGACCTCGCCCATGGGGTTCTGGGCAAGTAGCTTGAACTTGGGACCCGCCTGGACCACAAAGATCTCGCCCTCTTCGCTGGTGTAGTAGAGCTTGCCATCCGCTGAGACGGCGGAGGCGGTGAAGCCGGTGCGTCCCGTGCCCATGCGCTCCTGGTAGAGGCGCTGGCCGCTGGTGGCATCGTAGCAGCTGAGGATTCCCGCATCGTTGCAGACATAGAGGTGCTCGCCCACCACGAGCGGGGTCTGCATGTACGCCCCGCCGCGGAGCACGCCCCAGCCGAAGTGGAGGCTCCCCATGCCCTCGGGCGGGAGGATCAGCTCGCCCGTGGCGCTGGGACGGATGGCGTAGATCGGGGCCTGGCGACCGTGGGCATTGGTGATAAAGATCAGCCCCTGCCCGACAATGGGCGTCGGGACCGGAATATCGCCGCCCCCGGTGAGCTTCCAGAGCGACTTACCCGTCTTGAGGTCGTAGCCGCCGATATGCTTCCAGCCGTTGCAGACAATCTGGGGCTTGCCACCGACCGTGCAGAGAGTGGGGGTGGACCAGGTCGGCACATCGTTGCGGGGCGTGCGCCAGACATCTTTGCCCGTGGCCGGGTCGAGCGCCGCTAGGAACGAGCCCTTCTGGACATCGCACTGGACAATAATCTTATCGCCTGCAAAGATCGGGGAGCTGGCCCAGCCCCACTGCGCAGTGGCGACCATGTAGTAGCCCGAGTCCAATATCCCAAAGTCCCGCTTCCAGAGCAGCTTACCCGCTAGGTCGTAGCAGTAGAGCCCCTCGGAGCCAAAGAACGCCAGGACGCGCTTACCGTCAGTGGCCATGGTCGCGCTGGCCTGTGTGGACTTGGGGTGCCGCGCGATCTTAGGAACCC is a window encoding:
- a CDS encoding PQQ-binding-like beta-propeller repeat protein; the protein is MATIHWPQFRGPGASGIAEGSKLPTVWNVEEKKNVLFKTPLPGLGHSSPIIWGDKVFVTTAVSPKNNNLKVGLYGDIEPVADDSEHQWQVHCLHKRTGKILWQQTACKGVPKIARHPKSTQASATMATDGKRVLAFFGSEGLYCYDLAGKLLWKRDFGILDSGYYMVATAQWGWASSPIFAGDKIIVQCDVQKGSFLAALDPATGKDVWRTPRNDVPTWSTPTLCTVGGKPQIVCNGWKHIGGYDLKTGKSLWKLTGGGDIPVPTPIVGQGLIFITNAHGRQAPIYAIRPSATGELILPPEGMGSLHFGWGVLRGGAYMQTPLVVGEHLYVCNDAGILSCYDATSGQRLYQERMGTGRTGFTASAVSADGKLYYTSEEGEIFVVQAGPKFKLLAQNPMGEVCMATPAISENALYFHTQGHLVGIAG